Part of the Rhodobacteraceae bacterium M385 genome is shown below.
GGCACCAACGACCAAAAGGCTGCCGTTGCCTTCTACACCGCGCTGTTCGCTAAGGCGGGGGTGCAGGTTATGTCACCATCGGAGCGGATGACCTATTTTATGGGCGCGGATTTCGCCTTTGCGGTGGCAGAGCCCTTTGACGGCGCGCCCGCCACTGTGGGCAATGGCACCATGGTGGGTTTCGCCGTGGGCGACGCCGCAGAGGTCACACGGTTGCACGCCTTGGCGCTGGAACTGGGCGGAAGCTGCGAGGGGGCGCCATGCCAGAAGGGGCCGAAGTTCTCAGGCTATGTGAGGGACTTGGACGGCAACAAGCTG
Proteins encoded:
- a CDS encoding VOC family protein, which encodes MKMNYTVVGTNDQKAAVAFYTALFAKAGVQVMSPSERMTYFMGADFAFAVAEPFDGAPATVGNGTMVGFAVGDAAEVTRLHALALELGGSCEGAPCQKGPKFSGYVRDLDGNKLCLSD